A window of Mangifera indica cultivar Alphonso chromosome 11, CATAS_Mindica_2.1, whole genome shotgun sequence contains these coding sequences:
- the LOC123229399 gene encoding heptahelical transmembrane protein ADIPOR3-like isoform X3, with protein MRLLMCGPMSVPGVVDLNALQQLPHMLRGADWPKIQEFLSCFPSMPNIPDHRRLKDVFKVSLPSMGFIKSLSACVKDDVLNMVVPGMVHEITRWPFYTFLGGAMFCLLVSSVCHLLCCHSERLSYIMLRLDYAGIAALISTSFYPPIYYTFLCNPFFCNLYLGFITVFCLATIMISLLPVFQEPKFRRFRVSLFFGMGFSGIAPLLHKLILFWGQSEALLTSGYEILMGIFYGLGALIYVTRIPERWKPGKFDIAGHSHQLFHVLVVAGAYTHYRAGLVYLRWRDLEGCNR; from the exons ATGAGACTCTTAATGTGTGGAC CAATGAGTGTCCCAGGGGTTGTGGATTTAAATGCACTTCAACAATTGCCTCACATGCTTCGAGGAGCTGATTGGCCCAAGATTCAAGAATTCTTGAGTTGTTTTCCTTCCATGCCCAACATACCTGACCATCGTAGATTAAAAGATGTCTTCAAGGTGTCTTTGCCTTCAATGGGTTTTATCAAATCACTCTCAG CATGTGTAAAAGATGATGTGTTGAACATGGTAGTTCCCGGAATGGTTCATGAAATCACAAGATGGCCCTTTTACACCTTCTTGGGTGGAGCCATGTTCTGTTTGTTAGTCAGCAGTGTGTGCCATCTCCTTTGTTGCCACTCAGAGCGCCTTTCCTACATAATGCTTAGACTTGACTATGCTGGAATTGCTGCTCTCATCTCAACCTCTTTCTACCCTCCCATCTACTACACTTTCTTGTGCAATCCTTTCTTCTGTAACCTCTATCTGGGTTTCATTACAGTGTTCTGTTTGGCCACCATTATGATCTCTCTCCTTCCAGTGTTCCAGGAGCCCAAGTTTCGGAGATTCCGTGTCTCCCTCTTCTTTGGAATGGGCTTTTCAGGGATTGCACCACTACTACATAAGCTAATATTGTTCTGGGGTCAATCAGAGGCCCTCCTAACCTCTGGTTATGAGATATTGATGGGAATTTTCTATGGGCTTGGGGCCTTGATTTATGTGACAAGGATTCCAGAGAGATGGAAGCCTGGCAAATTTGATATCGCTGGGCATAGTCACCAACTCTTTCATGTGTTGGTCGTGGCAGGGGCTTATACACATTACCGTGCCGGGCTAGTCTACCTCAGGTGGCGGGACTTGGAAGGTTGTAATCGGTAA
- the LOC123229399 gene encoding heptahelical transmembrane protein ADIPOR3-like isoform X2 has product MAQLIQPILPRLNRPNNIIFFPIFLFFNPTHHHLPVRAFFWEIFRHLIGFFLFLFLTIYTAMSVPGVVDLNALQQLPHMLRGADWPKIQEFLSCFPSMPNIPDHRRLKDVFKVSLPSMGFIKSLSACVKDDVLNMVVPGMVHEITRWPFYTFLGGAMFCLLVSSVCHLLCCHSERLSYIMLRLDYAGIAALISTSFYPPIYYTFLCNPFFCNLYLGFITVFCLATIMISLLPVFQEPKFRRFRVSLFFGMGFSGIAPLLHKLILFWGQSEALLTSGYEILMGIFYGLGALIYVTRIPERWKPGKFDIAGHSHQLFHVLVVAGAYTHYRAGLVYLRWRDLEGCNR; this is encoded by the exons ATGGCCCAACTGATTCAACCAATTTTACCTCGTTTGAATCGCCCAAACAATATTATCTTCTTCCCCATCTTCCTCTTTTTCAATCCCACCCATCATCATCTCCCTGTTAGAGcctttttttgggaaattttcaG GCATTTGATAGgattcttcctttttctctttctgaCCATATACACAGCAATGAGTGTCCCAGGGGTTGTGGATTTAAATGCACTTCAACAATTGCCTCACATGCTTCGAGGAGCTGATTGGCCCAAGATTCAAGAATTCTTGAGTTGTTTTCCTTCCATGCCCAACATACCTGACCATCGTAGATTAAAAGATGTCTTCAAGGTGTCTTTGCCTTCAATGGGTTTTATCAAATCACTCTCAG CATGTGTAAAAGATGATGTGTTGAACATGGTAGTTCCCGGAATGGTTCATGAAATCACAAGATGGCCCTTTTACACCTTCTTGGGTGGAGCCATGTTCTGTTTGTTAGTCAGCAGTGTGTGCCATCTCCTTTGTTGCCACTCAGAGCGCCTTTCCTACATAATGCTTAGACTTGACTATGCTGGAATTGCTGCTCTCATCTCAACCTCTTTCTACCCTCCCATCTACTACACTTTCTTGTGCAATCCTTTCTTCTGTAACCTCTATCTGGGTTTCATTACAGTGTTCTGTTTGGCCACCATTATGATCTCTCTCCTTCCAGTGTTCCAGGAGCCCAAGTTTCGGAGATTCCGTGTCTCCCTCTTCTTTGGAATGGGCTTTTCAGGGATTGCACCACTACTACATAAGCTAATATTGTTCTGGGGTCAATCAGAGGCCCTCCTAACCTCTGGTTATGAGATATTGATGGGAATTTTCTATGGGCTTGGGGCCTTGATTTATGTGACAAGGATTCCAGAGAGATGGAAGCCTGGCAAATTTGATATCGCTGGGCATAGTCACCAACTCTTTCATGTGTTGGTCGTGGCAGGGGCTTATACACATTACCGTGCCGGGCTAGTCTACCTCAGGTGGCGGGACTTGGAAGGTTGTAATCGGTAA
- the LOC123229400 gene encoding uncharacterized protein LOC123229400, translated as MIKTLSPYANTAKTAEIMSRYRPIAPKPEAPVSPMSENPKIRESPYLRNLWPQLQARPTRTRKRGRTAISPPTIKRSRTNLFGLSSPSHVTSLAKNLSLPGFAHGVPLSNLTAPSGSLENPTTAPPNLVTLPLLPCTPSVATVPNKAAVHEPNNRLESFGGVKVIDLNVVAEIPEEKNLLLQLEGPSINNVIAPQPVRPVASSISVGYISEDSSLTPPVQIRKKPEEVEEAMESEVLPAVISDSNNKVRMANSAYKEMVGQPECSWLDSMINCDGKFAGSSCNRICGEVILHFGDSGVPISSNGFSCWVRIEWGSHGKKNSINAFCDVIRLSCEAKDYLFTWRFHTHNRETSQSSCNA; from the coding sequence ATGATTAAGACCTTGAGCCCTTACGCCAATACTGCCAAAACGGCTGAGATTATGTCTAGGTACCGGCCCATAGCTCCCAAACCGGAAGCTCCTGTTAGCCCCATGAGTGAGAACCCGAAGATCAGGGAATCTCCTTACCTGAGGAACTTATGGCCGCAATTGCAGGCCAGGCCCACTAGAACCAGAAAGAGAGGTAGGACGGCCATATCGCCACCCACCATCAAAAGATCAAGGACCAATTTATTTGGGCTTTCTTCGCCCAGCCATGTTACATCCCTTGCGAAAAATCTGTCTCTGCCTGGCTTTGCCCATGGGGTTCCCCTTTCAAATCTGACTGCCCCTAGTGGCAGCTTGGAGAATCCCACCACAGCACCTCCAAACTTGGTAACACTTCCTCTTCTTCCTTGCACACCATCGGTTGCTACTGTACCCAACAAAGCAGCTGTACATGAGCCCAACAACCGTTTGGAATCATTCGGAGGAGTGAAGGTCATAGACTTGAATGTGGTTGCTGAAATCCCAGAAGAGAAGAATCTTCTGTTGCAACTAGAAGGACCTTCCATTAACAATGTTATAGCGCCTCAGCCAGTTCGACCAGTTGCATCAAGCATCAGCGTTGGGTACATTAGCGAAGACTCAAGCTTGACACCTCCTGTGCAAATCCGCAAGAAACCTGAGGAAGTTGAAGAAGCGATGGAGTCGGAGGTCCTCCCAGCAGTCATATCGGATTCAAACAACAAAGTGAGGATGGCGAATTCTGCTTACAAAGAAATGGTGGGTCAACCAGAATGTTCCTGGCTGGATTCAATGATAAACTGTGATGGAAAATTCGCCGGCAGCTCGTGCAACAGAATCTGTGGAGAGGTGATCCTTCATTTTGGCGATTCAGGGGTGCCGATTTCATCAAATGGGTTTTCATGCTGGGTAAGGATAGAATGGGGCAGCCATGGCAAGAAGAACTCAATCAATGCCTTTTGTGATGTAATTAGATTGTCCTGTGAAGCCAAGGACTATCTCTTTACCTGGAGGTTCCACACCCATAACAGGGAGACTTCGCAGTCGAGTTGCAAtgcttga
- the LOC123229399 gene encoding heptahelical transmembrane protein 4-like isoform X1 has protein sequence MFNNRRAVDSSERFDEFLDYEGGTEVCLKRNKAKDLKKVKCQLVEYSSLPGYLRDNEYIVGYYRAEWPLKQIFFSIFSIHNETLNVWTHLIGFFLFLFLTIYTAMSVPGVVDLNALQQLPHMLRGADWPKIQEFLSCFPSMPNIPDHRRLKDVFKVSLPSMGFIKSLSACVKDDVLNMVVPGMVHEITRWPFYTFLGGAMFCLLVSSVCHLLCCHSERLSYIMLRLDYAGIAALISTSFYPPIYYTFLCNPFFCNLYLGFITVFCLATIMISLLPVFQEPKFRRFRVSLFFGMGFSGIAPLLHKLILFWGQSEALLTSGYEILMGIFYGLGALIYVTRIPERWKPGKFDIAGHSHQLFHVLVVAGAYTHYRAGLVYLRWRDLEGCNR, from the exons ATGTTCAATAATCGTCGTGCGGTAGATTCTTCAGAAAGATTTGATGAGTTCTTGGACTACGAGGGTGGAACTGAAGTTTGTTTAAAGAGAAATAAGGCAAAAGatttgaagaaagtgaaatGCCAGCTCGTTGAATACAGTTCTTTGCCAGGGTATTTGAGGGACAACGAGTACATTGTGGGTTACTACCGAGCGGAATGGCCTTTGAAACAGATCTTCTTCAGCATATTCTCCATCCATAATGAGACTCTTAATGTGTGGAC GCATTTGATAGgattcttcctttttctctttctgaCCATATACACAGCAATGAGTGTCCCAGGGGTTGTGGATTTAAATGCACTTCAACAATTGCCTCACATGCTTCGAGGAGCTGATTGGCCCAAGATTCAAGAATTCTTGAGTTGTTTTCCTTCCATGCCCAACATACCTGACCATCGTAGATTAAAAGATGTCTTCAAGGTGTCTTTGCCTTCAATGGGTTTTATCAAATCACTCTCAG CATGTGTAAAAGATGATGTGTTGAACATGGTAGTTCCCGGAATGGTTCATGAAATCACAAGATGGCCCTTTTACACCTTCTTGGGTGGAGCCATGTTCTGTTTGTTAGTCAGCAGTGTGTGCCATCTCCTTTGTTGCCACTCAGAGCGCCTTTCCTACATAATGCTTAGACTTGACTATGCTGGAATTGCTGCTCTCATCTCAACCTCTTTCTACCCTCCCATCTACTACACTTTCTTGTGCAATCCTTTCTTCTGTAACCTCTATCTGGGTTTCATTACAGTGTTCTGTTTGGCCACCATTATGATCTCTCTCCTTCCAGTGTTCCAGGAGCCCAAGTTTCGGAGATTCCGTGTCTCCCTCTTCTTTGGAATGGGCTTTTCAGGGATTGCACCACTACTACATAAGCTAATATTGTTCTGGGGTCAATCAGAGGCCCTCCTAACCTCTGGTTATGAGATATTGATGGGAATTTTCTATGGGCTTGGGGCCTTGATTTATGTGACAAGGATTCCAGAGAGATGGAAGCCTGGCAAATTTGATATCGCTGGGCATAGTCACCAACTCTTTCATGTGTTGGTCGTGGCAGGGGCTTATACACATTACCGTGCCGGGCTAGTCTACCTCAGGTGGCGGGACTTGGAAGGTTGTAATCGGTAA
- the LOC123229144 gene encoding protein SOB FIVE-LIKE 5-like isoform X1: MNLSSSQFSSGCESGWTLYLDQSSRECYSFGGNVDEVFAQTGARVEHDDDEEEDLSMVSDASSVLRHCCEDEDCFDENGCSYSPPSASELAQESKKKNKIKQHGRIQQHSCLDDTASSPFPKKNITVSKNEGSQGFSATHFKGKSTFKEHFDFFKSPLAEKPASGKRVHDLLAVSFQERKWENDKGQL; the protein is encoded by the exons ATGAATCTATCATCTTCACAGTTTAGTAGTGGGTGTGAATCTGGTTGGACTTTGTACTTAGATCAATCCTCTCGTGAATGTTATAGTTTTGGTGGGAATGTTGATGAAGTGTTTGCTCAAACAGGAGCACGAGTTGaacatgatgatgatgaagaagaagacttATCCATGGTTTCTGATGCATCTTCCGTGCTTCGTCATTGCTGTGAAGATGAAGATTGCTTTGATGAAAATGGTTGTTCCTATTCTCCTCCTTCAGCTTCTGAACTCGCCCAGGagagcaaaaagaaaaacaagatcAAACAACATGGTAGAATTCAACAACATTCATGTCTTGATGATACTGCTAGCTCCCCGTTTCCCAAG AAGAATATCACTGTTTCCAAGAATGAAGGTTCACAAGGCTTCTCAGCAACACATTTCAAG GGAAAATCAACATTCAAAGAGCATTTTGATTTCTTCAAGTCCCCTTTGGCTGAAAAGCCAGCTTCAGGAAAAAGGG TGCATGACCTCTTGGCAGTCAGTTTTCAGGAAAGAAAGTGGGAAAATGATAAGGGGCAAttataa
- the LOC123229399 gene encoding heptahelical transmembrane protein 4-like isoform X4: MSSRCLCLQWVLSNHSQLFRKHQLLKPLLDNWLIAACVKDDVLNMVVPGMVHEITRWPFYTFLGGAMFCLLVSSVCHLLCCHSERLSYIMLRLDYAGIAALISTSFYPPIYYTFLCNPFFCNLYLGFITVFCLATIMISLLPVFQEPKFRRFRVSLFFGMGFSGIAPLLHKLILFWGQSEALLTSGYEILMGIFYGLGALIYVTRIPERWKPGKFDIAGHSHQLFHVLVVAGAYTHYRAGLVYLRWRDLEGCNR; this comes from the exons ATGTCTTCAAGGTGTCTTTGCCTTCAATGGGTTTTATCAAATCACTCTCAG TTGTTTCGAAAGCATCAACTCTTAAAACCTTTGCTTGACAATTGGTTGATTGCAGCATGTGTAAAAGATGATGTGTTGAACATGGTAGTTCCCGGAATGGTTCATGAAATCACAAGATGGCCCTTTTACACCTTCTTGGGTGGAGCCATGTTCTGTTTGTTAGTCAGCAGTGTGTGCCATCTCCTTTGTTGCCACTCAGAGCGCCTTTCCTACATAATGCTTAGACTTGACTATGCTGGAATTGCTGCTCTCATCTCAACCTCTTTCTACCCTCCCATCTACTACACTTTCTTGTGCAATCCTTTCTTCTGTAACCTCTATCTGGGTTTCATTACAGTGTTCTGTTTGGCCACCATTATGATCTCTCTCCTTCCAGTGTTCCAGGAGCCCAAGTTTCGGAGATTCCGTGTCTCCCTCTTCTTTGGAATGGGCTTTTCAGGGATTGCACCACTACTACATAAGCTAATATTGTTCTGGGGTCAATCAGAGGCCCTCCTAACCTCTGGTTATGAGATATTGATGGGAATTTTCTATGGGCTTGGGGCCTTGATTTATGTGACAAGGATTCCAGAGAGATGGAAGCCTGGCAAATTTGATATCGCTGGGCATAGTCACCAACTCTTTCATGTGTTGGTCGTGGCAGGGGCTTATACACATTACCGTGCCGGGCTAGTCTACCTCAGGTGGCGGGACTTGGAAGGTTGTAATCGGTAA
- the LOC123228656 gene encoding F-box protein At3g12350 isoform X2 — protein sequence MAEMNSFSFSDFPEDIQLIVLSFLTPREIANFACTSKRFVSLCKSDGKLWYTICDRRWGSKTQIKKWGDGKISYKLLYKTLSEWENLIGFWRRSGQPMINFSSPPLIFFEWGPSYLAGSRVSPSQNGTYNVSKSPFLRMSLSSDGEIVNFLQLNGEIKLRDDFVKCCQLGYIEDLVSVNVNFVGSSHILVEENYANYYRELGKPVFGRSPSLMDLNSRGDNSEGSSSGELSVTEMYMQFANRISPFGDRAWRRQRRKEKERLGKRRWEPEHFVKIVDCSPTPSRPLQGLWKFVGRWMACRDLSFLLV from the exons ATGGCCGAAATGAATTCATTTTCATTCTCTGATTTCCCCGAAGACATTCAACTAATTGTTTTATCGTTTCTTACCCCAAGAGAAATCGCAAACTTCGCTTGCACATCGAAAAGGTTTGTTTCGCTGTGTAAAAGCGATGGCAAGCTCTGGTATACCATTTGCGATAGGAGATGGGGCTCTAAAACTCAAATCAAGAAATGGGGGGATGGCAAGATCTCCTACAAGCTTCTCTACAAAACTCTCAGTGAATGGGAGAATCTCATCGGTTTCTGGCGCAGAAGTGGTCAACCTATGATCAATTTTTCATCCCCGCCGTTAATTTTCTTCGAGTGGGGCCCATCGTATCTCGCTGGCTCTAGGGTGTCGCCCTCGCAAAATGGTACGTACAATGTCTCAAAGTCTCCGTTTTTACGGATGAGTTTGAGTTCCGATGGTGAAATCGTAAACTTTCTCCAGCTTAATGGAGAAATTAAATTACGGGATGATTTTGTAAAATGTTGTCAGTTGGGGTATATTGAGGATTTGGTTTCAGTTAACGTTAATTTTGTGGGGAGTTCTCATATTCTGGTTGAGGAAAATTATGCTAATTATTATCGAGAACTTGGGAAGCCCGTGTTTGGGAGGAGTCCTAGCCTGATGGATTTGAATTCTAGAGGAGACAATAGTGAGGGCAGCAGTTCTGGGGAATTGTCGGTAACGGAAATGTATATGCAATTCGCCAATAGGATATCTCCATTTGGGGATAGAGCGTGGAGGAGACAGAGGAGGAAGGAGAAGGAGAGACTGGGGAAGAGACGGTGGGAGCCCGAGCATTTTGTAAAGATTGTGGATTGCTCACCCACGCCATCTCGGCCTTTGCAGGGATTATGGAAG TTTGTTGGAAGATGGATGGCATGCAGGGATTTGTCGTTTCTGCTTGTTTGA
- the LOC123229398 gene encoding exocyst complex component EXO70I-like, whose translation MALGEEDSMLARLELACTDLKKLLLTSSKLEDDLANMQKKFDSTEEILTTAARRVAPLHSLAMTTKALETRINRAVSPAIELLDGFKLAESLQRKLLKVSSKLSSEENPKKRLRKLIKYVDCIDRLDVTTNSISQDGEPVIQKLQEVVEFLSRTKATDQYRTQRLRETLVTLKALYETEVDAMRFDGLLDDALLNLQDEFDGMLQKLKHQSIGEAYEDQEAEMVSSDLATDMEVQVLKRISETLASSDCLDICIDIFVKARHKRAAKALMRLNPAYLRTHTPEEIDEIEWASLETAVTLWIQHFEFAVKNIFVSEKKLCIQVFGGILDGVIWSECFVKIADKFMAVFFRFGEGFARSRKEPQKLFKLLDMFNSLEKLKTQFSEIFEGEAGSGICTRFRKLEKLLVHSSCKVFWEFGLKIEGNADGSPPTQDGSVPKVVKYAINYLKNLATETYSLPMAKVLQTEQIWKAGILPNPETDENLLKDAIFNVMEALQRNVESKRSNYKDKVLPHVFAMNTYWYIYMKSRNTELGKLLGEQYMKKKYKSVAEESAYLYQRQAWGPLVRLLEEEDLKRQSNETSHVGVLIREKMEAFLKSFDEISQKHIESYNIPDGDLREQIREATLKFVVPVYTDFWNLYSSMLQNKSYLTPESVRGLLDQIFNGSDRVGAGRSKRRDSRNRIADKASASVEGDMRKFRRTRSSTIEK comes from the exons ATGGCACTTGGCGAAGAGGATTCAATGCTCGCGAGGCTCGAATTAGCCTGCACAGACTTGAAAAAACTCCTACTAACCTCGTCCAAGCTCGAAGACGACCTAGCAAACATGCAGAAGAAGTTTGATTCTACAGAAGAGATACTTACGACAGCTGCAAGGAGAGTAGCACCTTTGCATTCTTTGGCTATGACCACAAAGGCCCTCGAAACTAGAATCAACAGAGCCGTATCTCCGGCAATTGAACTCCTTGATGGTTTCAAACTTGCGGAATCTCTCCAACGCAAGCTTCTTAAAGTCTCCTCCAAACTATCCTCTGAGGAGAATCCCAAAAAAAGgcttagaaaattgataaaatatgttGATTGTATTGATCGGCTTGACGTGACCACAAACAGTATAAGCCAAGATGGTGAGCCGGTGATTCAAAAACTTCAAGAGGTAGTGGAGTTCTTGAGCAGGACAAAAGCCACTGATCAATATAGGACACAGAGGTTGAGGGAGACTCTGGTGACTCTCAAGGCCTTGTATGAAACTGAGGTTGATGCCATGAGGTTCGACGGGTTGCTTGATGACGCTTTGTTGAATCTGCAGGATGAATTTGATGGTATGCTACAGAAATTAAAGCATCAAAGCATAGGGGAGGCATATGAAGATCAAGAAGCAGAGATGGTGAGTTCAGATCTGGCTACAGACATGGAGGTCCAAGTTCTTAAGCGAATCTCAGAAACCTTGGCTTCCAGTGATTGTTTGGACATATGTATCGATATTTTTGTCAAG GCGAGACACAAAAGAGCAGCGAAAGCATTAATGCGTTTAAACCCTGCTTATTTGCGGACACACACTCCTGAAGAAATTGATGAAATAGAGTGGGCGAGCTTGGAGACAGCAGTAACTCTTTGGATTCAACATTTTGAATTTGcagtgaaaaatatttttgtatcagAAAAGAAACTTTGCATCCAAGTATTTGGAGGAATCTTGGACGGTGTTATTTGGTCAGAATGCTTCGTCAAGATTGCTGACAAATTTATGGCAGTCTTCTTTCGATTTGGAGAAGGGTTTGCAAGGAGTAGAAAAGAGCCACAGAAGTTGTTCAAGCTCTTGGACATGTTCAACTCCTTGGAAAAACTTAAGACCCAGTTCTCAGAGATTTTTGAAGGGGAAGCAGGAAGTGGGATTTGTACTAGATTTAGAAAACTAGAAAAGCTACTCGTCCATTCTTCATGCAAAGTGTTTTGGGAATTTGGCCTCAAAATTGAAGGAAATGCAGATGGTTCTCCTCCAACACAAGATGGCTCAGTTCCAAAAGTTGTAAAATATGCCATTAATTATCTCAAGAACCTTGCAACCGAGACTTACAGCTTACCAATGGCCAAAGTCCTTCAAACAGAACAAATATGGAAAGCTGGGATTTTGCCTAACCCTGAAACAGACGAGAATTTACTCAAGGATGCAATTTTTAATGTAATGGAAGCTCTCCAAAGAAACGTCGAATCAAAACGGTCAAATTACAAGGACAAAGTTCTGCCCCATGTATTTGCCATGAACACTTACTGGTACATTTACATGAAAAGTAGAAACACAGAACTGGGAAAACTATTGGGAGAGCAATacatgaaaaagaaatacaaGAGTGTGGCTGAGGAATCAGCTTACCTGTATCAAAGGCAAGCTTGGGGACCCCTTGTTAGGCTGTTGGAGGAAGAAGATTTGAAAAGGCAGAGCAACGAGACCAGCCATGTTGGAGTTctgataagagaaaaaatggAAGCTTTTTTGAAGAGTTTTGACGAGATTTCACAAAAGCACATTGAATCTTATAATATTCCTGATGGTGATTTGAGAGAGCAAATCAGAGAAGCGACTCTGAAATTTGTTGTTCCTGTTTATACCGACTTCTGGAATTTGTATTCATCCATGTTACAAAACAAATCGTATTTAACTCCTGAGTCGGTCAGGGGACTATTGGATCAAATATTTAACGGCAGTGATAGGGTGGGTGCTGGAAGGTCGAAGCGTCGTGATTCAAGGAATCGGATCGCTGATAAAGCCTCGGCATCTGTTGAGGGTGACATGAGGAAATTTCGACGAACCAGATCATCTACCATTGAGAAATGA
- the LOC123229144 gene encoding protein SOB FIVE-LIKE 5-like isoform X2 produces the protein MNLSSSQFSSGCESGWTLYLDQSSRECYSFGGNVDEVFAQTGARVEHDDDEEEDLSMVSDASSVLRHCCEDEDCFDENGCSYSPPSASELAQESKKKNKIKQHGRIQQHSCLDDTASSPFPKNITVSKNEGSQGFSATHFKGKSTFKEHFDFFKSPLAEKPASGKRVHDLLAVSFQERKWENDKGQL, from the exons ATGAATCTATCATCTTCACAGTTTAGTAGTGGGTGTGAATCTGGTTGGACTTTGTACTTAGATCAATCCTCTCGTGAATGTTATAGTTTTGGTGGGAATGTTGATGAAGTGTTTGCTCAAACAGGAGCACGAGTTGaacatgatgatgatgaagaagaagacttATCCATGGTTTCTGATGCATCTTCCGTGCTTCGTCATTGCTGTGAAGATGAAGATTGCTTTGATGAAAATGGTTGTTCCTATTCTCCTCCTTCAGCTTCTGAACTCGCCCAGGagagcaaaaagaaaaacaagatcAAACAACATGGTAGAATTCAACAACATTCATGTCTTGATGATACTGCTAGCTCCCCGTTTCCCAAG AATATCACTGTTTCCAAGAATGAAGGTTCACAAGGCTTCTCAGCAACACATTTCAAG GGAAAATCAACATTCAAAGAGCATTTTGATTTCTTCAAGTCCCCTTTGGCTGAAAAGCCAGCTTCAGGAAAAAGGG TGCATGACCTCTTGGCAGTCAGTTTTCAGGAAAGAAAGTGGGAAAATGATAAGGGGCAAttataa
- the LOC123228656 gene encoding F-box protein At3g12350 isoform X1 codes for MAEMNSFSFSDFPEDIQLIVLSFLTPREIANFACTSKRFVSLCKSDGKLWYTICDRRWGSKTQIKKWGDGKISYKLLYKTLSEWENLIGFWRRSGQPMINFSSPPLIFFEWGPSYLAGSRVSPSQNGTYNVSKSPFLRMSLSSDGEIVNFLQLNGEIKLRDDFVKCCQLGYIEDLVSVNVNFVGSSHILVEENYANYYRELGKPVFGRSPSLMDLNSRGDNSEGSSSGELSVTEMYMQFANRISPFGDRAWRRQRRKEKERLGKRRWEPEHFVKIVDCSPTPSRPLQGLWKGICDDINLDFYLVAYDIGGIICRRVGDLSSCSAAPVFWTSNATLIESPFSVEEEYIYDSRIHHHSPAEANHTHCQSPSSMVSHIMHINSSYDLVIRDSAGSFANPRQGEGRIWQYHNGTFGFGFLWDNFIIDLKHMVLDGCLLDAVEV; via the exons ATGGCCGAAATGAATTCATTTTCATTCTCTGATTTCCCCGAAGACATTCAACTAATTGTTTTATCGTTTCTTACCCCAAGAGAAATCGCAAACTTCGCTTGCACATCGAAAAGGTTTGTTTCGCTGTGTAAAAGCGATGGCAAGCTCTGGTATACCATTTGCGATAGGAGATGGGGCTCTAAAACTCAAATCAAGAAATGGGGGGATGGCAAGATCTCCTACAAGCTTCTCTACAAAACTCTCAGTGAATGGGAGAATCTCATCGGTTTCTGGCGCAGAAGTGGTCAACCTATGATCAATTTTTCATCCCCGCCGTTAATTTTCTTCGAGTGGGGCCCATCGTATCTCGCTGGCTCTAGGGTGTCGCCCTCGCAAAATGGTACGTACAATGTCTCAAAGTCTCCGTTTTTACGGATGAGTTTGAGTTCCGATGGTGAAATCGTAAACTTTCTCCAGCTTAATGGAGAAATTAAATTACGGGATGATTTTGTAAAATGTTGTCAGTTGGGGTATATTGAGGATTTGGTTTCAGTTAACGTTAATTTTGTGGGGAGTTCTCATATTCTGGTTGAGGAAAATTATGCTAATTATTATCGAGAACTTGGGAAGCCCGTGTTTGGGAGGAGTCCTAGCCTGATGGATTTGAATTCTAGAGGAGACAATAGTGAGGGCAGCAGTTCTGGGGAATTGTCGGTAACGGAAATGTATATGCAATTCGCCAATAGGATATCTCCATTTGGGGATAGAGCGTGGAGGAGACAGAGGAGGAAGGAGAAGGAGAGACTGGGGAAGAGACGGTGGGAGCCCGAGCATTTTGTAAAGATTGTGGATTGCTCACCCACGCCATCTCGGCCTTTGCAGGGATTATGGAAG GGAATATGTGATGACATTAACTTGGATTTTTATCTTGTGGCCTATGATATTGGGGGTATCATCTGCCGAAGGGTTGGTGATTTGTCCTCCTGCTCCGCTGCCCCTGTGTTCTGGACATCAAACGCTACATTAATTGAGTCTCCATTTTCAGTGGAGGaagaatatatttatgatagtcGCATACACCATCATTCACCTGCAGAGGCAAATCACACACATTGCCAAAGTCCCTCATCCATGGTCTCTCACATCATGCACATAAACTCGAGTTATGATCTAGTCATTCGAGATTCAGCAGGGTCTTTTGCAAATCCTCGACAAGGGGAGGGAAGGATCTGGCAGTACCATAATGGGACATTTGGATTTGGGTTTCTCTGGGACAACTTTATCATAGACCTCAAACATATGGTTCTTGATGGTTGTCTTCTTGATGCAGTGGAGGTTTGA